GAAGAGATGATCAATTACTTTCAGTATCAAGTGGCTGGACCTAAAAATGGTGAACCTGTAAATATCGTCACCGAATTGACCAAGGCACCCTGGAATACTACACATCAGCTCATGCGCGTAACATTAAAGGCGAAAGATATACCGACGGCGAATCTTAAAGCTTCCAATCTGGTGTTTTTGATCGATGTGTCGGGATCAATGATGGGACCGGGGCGTCTGCCTTTGGTGAAAGCTTCGCTGAAGATGTTGGTTGATCAACTACGTGCTGTAGACCATGTTGCCATTGTGACCTATGCTGGATCGGCAGGGGTAAAACTGGAGAGTACGCCCGGTGATGAAAAGATGAAAATTAAATCGGCTATTGAGGAGCTGGAAGCCGGTGGAAGTACGGCTGGAGCTGCAGGAATTAAGAAGGCTTACGAAATTGCGAAGCAACAATTTATCAAAGGTGGAAACAACCGGATTATTTTGGCTAGTGACGGCGATTTCAATGTTGGGGAAAGCAGTGACGAATCGATGGAAGAGCTGATTGCCAAAGAAAGTAAATCGGGGGTTTTCCTCACAGTATTGGGGTATGGCATGGGGAATCTGAAGGACAGTAAGATGGAAATCCTTGCAGACAAAGGGCATGGGAATTATGCGTATATCGACAACATTTCTGAAGCACGAAAAGCGATGGTGACCGAATTCGGGGGAACCTTGTTTACCGTTGCGAAAGATGTCAAGATCCAGGTCGAATTTAATCCCAGTTATGTGCAGGCATACCGTTTAGTGGGGTACGAAAACCGCTTGTTGGAAGCTGAAGATTTCAATGACGATCAAAAGATGGGTGGTGATATGGGGGTAGGTCATGTGGTGACAGCCCTATATGAAATTGTACCGGTCGGTGTGGAGTCTGGGATGGTCGGAACGGTAGACCCCTTAAAATATCAACAACAAGCGGATCCGGTAGCTGAGCGGAGAAATGCTGAACTGGCAACCGTGAAATTTCGGTATAAGGAGCCCGAAGGGGAGAAAAGCAAGTTGCAACAAAAGGTGATAGGAACTACTGTTACGGAATTGAATCGCGTGAGTGAAGATTTACAGTTCGCCACTGCGGTAGCGGAACTTGGTCTATTACTTCGTGATTCTGATTTTAAGCAAAAGGCCAGTTTTGATCAGCTCATCGCGCGCGCAAAAGCTTCCAAAGGCAAAGATGAGGAAGGTTATCGTGCTGAATTTATCCGTATGGCAGAGAATGCACGGGATTTATCGAGATCGAAAGAATAAATTAAGATAAGAATATCCAAAAGTATTTTCAGCAAATGCAATCGAAAGGCTGCTGCTGAAAATACTTTAGTTTTTGGGATCATAGACAAAAAAGTAAATAAAATCTATATTTTTAGGCCATAAATAAAAGGAACGTATTTTGCTGTTGTGACTGATGTTACACGCTATTTGGATGAGGCGATGTTTTGGTGAATAGAGGTAACGTGTAAAGGAATCGGTCAGGCTGTCGATAGTGAGGCAAAATATGCGGGAATAAAAAATAATAAATAAATGAAGAATTTCTTCTTGTGCTTTTTTTTGGCGATTGGTATTGCGATACCTACAGTAGCCCAAAACGCCGGTTTGAATAAACAGCAGACGATGGCCTATATTAACAAGCTGTATAAAGTAGCTTATCATTATAAGGATACAAAAATTGATACGGTGACGGTAGACGGAAGAGTGCTGACAGTCTTTCTTTCCAGTGGCCAGCATTTTCGAAGCGATATTGCCAAATCAGATGTACTTGTCATTGCCAGGGTAAAATCAGGGTATCAGATTCGATTCAAGTCGTCGCCAAGCACGGATGAAATTTTATGGGCAATCCAAACAGAAGATGATGCCAAACGTCTGAAAAATGCGTTGGAGCATCTGATTAAAATTGTAAAAACGGAGAAAAAGACAGATCCTTTCAGTAGTTAAGTATTTTAGAAGCGTTCTGGTCCGATGAATACTAGAATGTTCGGCAAGGTATGAGCTTGCCGAACTGAATAGAGAAAGTAGTAGGGCTTGCACATGGATATGTGTTGAGGATTGCTGAGGGGGTAACCAAATGCCTACTAGATATAAAGACGATTGGCTCATGGCCGAAATTGATGTGGCTATTGAAACCATCGATTGTAAATCACATCGCTTATACGAAGTAAGCATATTTACATGAATTCGGTGTTAAAATGTTGTTATCTTATTGTAATCAAGTGTGTTGTGTGTTTGTTTCCGAATGGTCTTATTTCTCCTGTTGATGAATTTATTTCCCTAGAGTGCCATTATCCTCTTTGCAAGCTTATATTTCCGAGATAGCTGCTATTCATGCTTCGATTAGTCCCGTCAGCTGCAATAAAACCTAGATATAAGTGATATGTATCACTTCGGGTTAGTTTCGGTATTTGAATAGATTCTTGTAAATCCATGATGTAATTATTAAGTAAAACACCTTGTGAACCGTTTATTGGATTCTCAGGAATGAGGAGTACCAAGGTTCGGAAATCTGTCAGATCTTCATGCAAGAGTTTTTCGGAGTTTTTTAGTTCCCAAGTGATATGGATAGTTTCGTTCAACAATTGAAATGTTGCCCCTGTAATCTCTTCGTCCAACCCTCGGCTTAGGGCAATCTTTTCATAATCGATATGAAAACCTTCATCGTCTTTTTGCATGGCATGGTGAAGGTTGTAGGACATTGCAGCATTATAAGCTGTCATATTTTTGGTGTAGTTTGCGAAGCCGAGCCGTATAATTTTTTTGTAGGGACTTAAGAATTGCTGCATAAGTCCAAATTTGTTTCGGTTGTTAACTTCCTTATCCGAAAGCGGCCTTCTTTTATTCACTCTTGGAAGAGATCGGACATAATTGATTTCTTTCCATTTACAAAAAACAACTGCACCGACCTTACCAGAAGGAGGACCGTTTATACCGTGTTTTACATTTGCCATAGTATTAAATTAAAGTTCATAGGCTTTTACTAACGTACAAGTGGTGGATAAGTTTAGACCAACACCTCGATTTATTGTAAATAAACTGTTACATTATAGGGGGCTAATAGGGAGCTGAAACGCTTTCATCCGAATGAGGTCCCTATCAGGTCCCTATAAAGTCCCTATCAAATCCCTTTTAGGGAATTATTTTTTTTGGATGAGATCCCTTGTTGCTGAAATAATGGTTTGCATAAAAAAAGCAGATCCGATGAATGATCTGCTTTGACTGATAGATATTAGAAGTTGGCTGATACGTTAACCTAGTAGTACGGTAAATAGTGGGATCACATATTTTGGGGCCCGTTCGTTTTGTTACAGCTTTTGGAAATATTTTTAGAGCTTATTATGGTTATTGGTAGGTAGGGGCATTCTACCTAACATGTTAGATGTCTGCGAAAAAATCCTTATTTTTACCGATAAAATCACATCGAATTGACACATCAGGAAAAGTCGAGCCAGATTAGGAGGGAAATAAATCTTTCCTATCAACAGCTTAAAGGAATGTACCCCATCTTAAAAAGTCAGAACAGTATCGGAATGGCCATATTTGCACTAGCGATCCTGGCCATTGTTGTTGTATCGATAGCTTGGTCTCGCGCTCTTGTTCCGACTTGGCTTATGATTGTCAGTAATGCCTTTTTTATGGGTGTTTTACATGAAATAGAACATGATCTGATTCACTGGCTTTATTTTAAAAGACAAAAAGTGGTTCATCATTTTATGCTTTTTAGTGTATGGATATTACGCCCATTGACTGTCAATCCCTGGATACGCAGGACCTTGCATCATCATCATCATAAATTTTCGGGTACATTACATGATGTTGAGGAACGCAGTGTGACGAATGGCGAGCAGTGGTCGATCAAACGTTTGGTAACAACGGCCGATGTTGTATTGGGCGGGCTCTTTCGGCTGCATCGTATGTTTAATGATATGGACAAAGAGGTGAAAAATGGGAATCTAAAATTGGAGACTTCTTCAAAACTAAAACGGATTATGTTTTTAAGCATTGTTCCAGTGACGATTTTTGCACATGTGATCTTATATTTCTTCTTTGCAGACCTATTATTTGATTGGTTAAGAGTGGTTTTTGGAGTGAATTTGAGTTTTCCACACTATGTTGATAACATGTTGATAAGTTTGCGTTGGATCATTTATGTTATTCTATTACCAAACTTATTACGCCAATTTTGTTTACATTTTATTACATCAAACATGCATTATTTTGGCGATGTCGAAGCTGGAAATGTTATTGAGCAAACGCAGGTATTGACAGTTTGGTGGACTTTTCCGATGCAATTGTTTTGTTTCTTTTTCGGTTGGACACATAGCATCCATCATTTTGTCGTCAATGAGACATTTTACGTACGTCATATTGGGCGCAAGAAGGCACAAGAAATTTTGCGCAAGTATGGGGTTCGTTTTAATGATTTGGGAACGTTTAGAAGGGCAAACCGTTTTCGTGAACTTTCCAACAAAGAAGTTTAGTCCTTTTTATTTACCTTTTTTTTACGATAGATTTTATAGTTACCATGCTGCTGATAGACGAGGGCTCCCTCTTCACAATAGTTGGTTAGATAAACAGAGAATTTGTTGCTTTGGCTCTTGTCAATACCCAATTGGACCAACACCTCCGAAACACGTCGTGCTGAGTGGAAAAAATCCGAATGATAGACGAGGTCATCCAGTTTTTTGCTTAGCGTGATTCTTTCCTGCGCATCAGGAGGTAGGGAATAGGGCGAATTAAAAACAATATCATGCTGAAAAAATACCGTCGGTTGGATTTCCAGGCTGCGGCATAAAGTTAAAAAGTTTGTGAGCGTTAAGTCTTTTCCCTTTTCTATACCATTGAGTGTTCCTGTTGAAATGCCTGTTAGATGGGATAGATCCCGTAGTGAATAATAAAGATCATTTCGTTTCGCGCGAAAGCGTAAACCAATTGTTTCCAGTAATGCTTTGTCTTCATCCGTCATACAACGAATTGAATGACAATTTGCGCAAAATATAGTTCATTATTTTGTTTAAAAATTTGTATTTATTATTTTTTCTTTTATATTTGTTATAACAGATGATTTAATCGGTACTGAGATTTGTTTAGTAAATAGACCCTACGTCACCGTCCTGTGTAAACCAATATAAAAAGTTATTATCTAGTAGCACACAGGCGAATGAAAAACGAAATTATTTAAGCAGATATTGTCGATTTACCTGGCTTCGGTTTCCAAGAATCCGTCAAGTTCCACCGGAGCCGTGGTAAATTGTCGAGTACGTCGGCACAATGACCGAAATTTTGGTCAGATTCTACCAGATTGTGTATGACGACAAAAGTCGACTTGCCCGGCTTCGGTTTCCAAGAATCCGTCAAGTTCCGCCGGAGCTGTGGTGAGTTGCATGGTTGCGGCTATTCGCCTGTTATTGTCCACTCATAAAATAATAAATCAGATAAAACACAATCAACACACATACTGCAATAATAAGTGTACGTTTGAGATTTCGACCGGCAGGTTCATCATCTTTTTCCTCAACGGCAACATCAGGTAGTTTCTCTTCCTGTTTTTGATCGCTATGTTCGGGGGTTTCATATTTATTTTCCATCACTCAACTTGTTTGTTATTGTAAATAGAACAGTTGCAAATTGTAAATCGTTGAGTTGGGTATATTTTTATTCCTATAAAAAAGCATGTTATGGAGCGCTGAGCACGCGACGTGAATAAATAAAAC
The DNA window shown above is from Sphingobacterium thalpophilum and carries:
- a CDS encoding von Willebrand factor type A domain-containing protein, with translation MRAILFVIGLLLSLGGYAKQGYEVRGKVVDANTGMAIVGVQVNNAATKAHVQTDDKGNYRIQVLDGKNILIFSYIGYLEQRIAVNHRTTVDVALVQQNNALDEVVVTGYEHKAKRQTASVMNVNAALSGQVSGLYIRGTAYVPNQNQESYQKLKENSFINPRKEPLSTFAADVDAASYSNVRRFINSGTLPEKDAVRVEEMINYFQYQVAGPKNGEPVNIVTELTKAPWNTTHQLMRVTLKAKDIPTANLKASNLVFLIDVSGSMMGPGRLPLVKASLKMLVDQLRAVDHVAIVTYAGSAGVKLESTPGDEKMKIKSAIEELEAGGSTAGAAGIKKAYEIAKQQFIKGGNNRIILASDGDFNVGESSDESMEELIAKESKSGVFLTVLGYGMGNLKDSKMEILADKGHGNYAYIDNISEARKAMVTEFGGTLFTVAKDVKIQVEFNPSYVQAYRLVGYENRLLEAEDFNDDQKMGGDMGVGHVVTALYEIVPVGVESGMVGTVDPLKYQQQADPVAERRNAELATVKFRYKEPEGEKSKLQQKVIGTTVTELNRVSEDLQFATAVAELGLLLRDSDFKQKASFDQLIARAKASKGKDEEGYRAEFIRMAENARDLSRSKE
- a CDS encoding DUF6266 family protein, with amino-acid sequence MANVKHGINGPPSGKVGAVVFCKWKEINYVRSLPRVNKRRPLSDKEVNNRNKFGLMQQFLSPYKKIIRLGFANYTKNMTAYNAAMSYNLHHAMQKDDEGFHIDYEKIALSRGLDEEITGATFQLLNETIHITWELKNSEKLLHEDLTDFRTLVLLIPENPINGSQGVLLNNYIMDLQESIQIPKLTRSDTYHLYLGFIAADGTNRSMNSSYLGNISLQRG
- a CDS encoding fatty acid desaturase — encoded protein: MTHQEKSSQIRREINLSYQQLKGMYPILKSQNSIGMAIFALAILAIVVVSIAWSRALVPTWLMIVSNAFFMGVLHEIEHDLIHWLYFKRQKVVHHFMLFSVWILRPLTVNPWIRRTLHHHHHKFSGTLHDVEERSVTNGEQWSIKRLVTTADVVLGGLFRLHRMFNDMDKEVKNGNLKLETSSKLKRIMFLSIVPVTIFAHVILYFFFADLLFDWLRVVFGVNLSFPHYVDNMLISLRWIIYVILLPNLLRQFCLHFITSNMHYFGDVEAGNVIEQTQVLTVWWTFPMQLFCFFFGWTHSIHHFVVNETFYVRHIGRKKAQEILRKYGVRFNDLGTFRRANRFRELSNKEV
- a CDS encoding helix-turn-helix domain-containing protein, with the translated sequence MTDEDKALLETIGLRFRAKRNDLYYSLRDLSHLTGISTGTLNGIEKGKDLTLTNFLTLCRSLEIQPTVFFQHDIVFNSPYSLPPDAQERITLSKKLDDLVYHSDFFHSARRVSEVLVQLGIDKSQSNKFSVYLTNYCEEGALVYQQHGNYKIYRKKKVNKKD